Below is a window of Cyprinus carpio isolate SPL01 unplaced genomic scaffold, ASM1834038v1 S000006753, whole genome shotgun sequence DNA.
ataaaatgtattgtttttttcttttattaaattttgcttctcaagtaaaccaatcatattttaactatatttagatcaagaatatgtttatttaactgtaaaataaaacaaaagtaaaacaattaaacaatatcACCTGCCATTCACGCAATCAAACACATTCTCACCTGTCCAACCGTGCACGATGTACTGTATGCTGTCATGTTTCTGTCCATTAATGAGGGCCCTGCAGACATACGTCCCAGCACCAAAGAAACCAATGAATCCTCTCTTGCTGTCATAGACACTAGACAGAACCTGATTGGTCTCAATGTGAATCAGAGAGACGGTGGTGCTTGGGTCTGTCACACGGCAGGGAATCTCCATTTCATCATGACTCGTCAGCACATGGTTTTCAAAAGGGGACATGGAAGGCACAAACGGCGTTTCTGGATCTGCGTGTGTTGTCGGAAAGAAATTCAATATCAATTTGCCATGTACAAAGGGCTTCATACTAACTACATAACAtactattcttttaaaacaatgttactgTGTCAATCCGGCCTTGTGCAAAAAGACAAATGAGTACCTACTGTACCTGGCACATAAATATAGATGGAAGTCTCCTCAGTGTTGTTGCTGGAGTCATAGTAGCAGATGTACTCTCCTGTATGGGCGGCCGTTGCATTGCCAACAGTCACGGTGGAGATGAAGAGTCCTTTCTTTGCAGTGTCGATCTGATCGTGGAGATAAACAGGGCTGTTCCAGGAGAGCTCGGTCTGACCTCGACATGTGAGTCTGAAAGTGGAGTGGAGAGACACCTCCATGCTGTCCCTCTGGGGCCACATCACTGGAGCCAGCACTGACTGTGGCAGCTCTGGGTACATGGCTGATCATGACATGAACAAGTATTTAAATCTCTCATACACAACTCATACTGTATATACCGAAGCTTTAGATTTGGGTTCTGAATCATTGTGGACACTTCATACattgttgtgctgcttgatataaTTATACCTTCAACCAGCAGTTTGAATGAAAAGCTTGAAGTTCTGGAACCAGTTGGACGCAACAATCTCATAGACGCCACTGTCCTCCTCTATGGGGTGGCGGAGAACCAGAATATTTTCATACCTTTGTAAGAAAAAGTCATAATGATTATAATCATTTTAGTGGTACTATGAAACTGGTGACACTTATAATAAGGTTAAGTTTGTTAAAAATCTGTTAATGCATTAGCTAGGATGAACTAACAATAGTTCAAGATAGCTCTACTTTATGAccacaatacaaatattttttacagcatttatgaatctcaatgaaaaataacatacaaacacacacacacacacacacacacacacacacacacacacacacacacacacacacacacacacacacacacacacacacacacacacacacatatatatatatatatatatatatatatatatatatatatttttttttgtcatatttaagttgaattaatatttaaaaatgaacattaacctaaataaatattttttatatacatttacagtatttatttaggttaatgttcatttttaaatataaaacaaattgtcatagaatttattttattgttaattgtttttgtttaaaaaaagtaataaatttttttttttacagtattttgtctatttatgttaatgtttagtattaaaaaattggttatttatttaatatacttaaCTATTTGGGTATTCATTCAAGTAAAATGTtaccatgaaacatttttaatatcttattGAAGAAATAAATCATACATTACGATACACTGTATTTTACAGAACATAGTAATTgagattatgagataaaaaacaTAACTATTTGTATCAGAAAGACAAGTAAGTAAATATGAAGTTTCTATGTCTATTTATATGAACAATTTTGTTAAGTTCTACCTGAGGCCTGTCAGATGAGTAGTCTTGGTGGAGATGTAGCTGTCATCCAGCTGAAGGCCATCTTTAAACCACCTGACCTTTGGCTCAGGGTCAGCATCAATGTAAATAGTAAACTCTTTTTCCTCCAGAAGCGATACAACCTCCACTGGCCCAATGCCATTAGATATTACTTCTACAAAAGATCTCTCTAAAGgccagaagaaagaaagaaagaacactgATTGATTGTCTACTACACATCTGTTCAACCCATCTCCATTTACTGGTTTTAATGGTGAAAGCACAGGTGAGTCCAAGTGAGAAAGAGAAGTACACACCGTGGACTGTGATTCCCAGGATGAGAGACTCGGTTTGTCCAGTTAATTGGTTGGTTACAGCACACTCATAGCGTCCAGTATCTGCCACAGAGGCTTCTGGGATGTTGAGGATGTACTGAACCTTGTCTGGGAAAGTTAACTTCATTGGAACAGCCCCTCTGGCCTGGATAGCATAATAATGAAGAGAGAAACATAAAGAGCAGTATTACACACATTGTGATTATTATGGATATACATGTGGAATAATGACAGCATGACTCCGAtcaatgcagtttttattttttcttacttttctttacttttaaaaaaaaattctatttcatcAACTCCACTTTTCTTTGCAAAGATGTACGTTAGTGTCTGTAACACATGTTTATGTCCATATTTCAGTGCAGTCTGCTGGAGATAAATCAGCTCTACACGAGTCTTTTTAAAGGATTGTACTCATCACAAACACCCCAGCAGAACCCAGAATGGCTCCGGTCCAGACAAGGACTTGGAGCATCTCTACACAATTCCACGTTGCTTTCAAAAACCAAGGACTCTTATTTTTAAAGATAATGCTTCTGACAGACTGATTTAAATGGATTGGTGAGCTACATGATACATCCAAACCAACTGAAATATAAGTAAATCATtccagcaaacaaacacacaaactctaACTAACTAACTTGCATGTTTTTTcccataaccaaaaaaaaaaaaaaaataataagaaaataaaaacaccaccACCAAATACACACAGAACTTTTCAACTAAAACTAACCAACCAACTAACAAAATTACTAACCAGCATCTTTTAATTTGGAATTCATAttaaaaagtgcaaaacaaaacaacagagtcactaacaacttttgatttgaagcTCACATTGTTCATCAACCATACAAAAACTACATAAGCTAACTATCTACCTACCTAACTAACACAACCATTATATCAACTAAAACTAACCTACTTAACTAACTTACAAACTAGTATCTGTTGATTTGAAACTTacaattaataatcaaataaacacaacgATTTCAAATAACTaacaaacaaattttgatttgGAATTGACATCAATcatccaaaacaaaaatattaactaaaactacCAGGCATCTTTATTTTGGAAAAACCCTTCATTAAACTAGTTAATACACACAGACCTCTATGATCTTGTGAATCCCAAACACATGTGGATTCACAAAACCACAGAGGTCTCACAGAGGTGAGAAACGCACATCTGTCTTAAACACTCACAGGACATGCGGGTCATAGGTCAAAGTACATAGTAAATTAGTGTCACTTTTGAGGTTTCTACCTtgacttttgtacatttttgcatttcccTCCAACCATTAAATAAAGAACGAGAGAATACTGCCCCAGAATATGCCTCTGCATCACACCAGAAGTCTTATGGAGTtcatataagtttttgtttatattagttATGTACAAAcacagagagggaaagagagaaacagaaaagagaTGAGGGTCTTGCCTGTTTTTTGGGGATGCAGCCACTGCTGGCGGAAAGCCTCCCCAGGAGGGGTCTCACAGGTAAGATTGACAGCATCCCCCTCTTTCACGTCCTCCATACTGGCTCTCAGCTGTATGCTGAAGCTCTTCTCTTTATAATCTTCAGTACAATACAAATCATTCGAAAAATTAACAATGCTAcaattaaattcattttgtttactagtcctttaataataataaaaacaaatgtgaaatcaACGCCAGTTACTGCTTACTCAAATTTAGTCCAGAACCAATTCAGAAACACCCAATCACTCTTTTTCTCTTCATTAATGGCTATAAATGTTCTTCTCATGAGTAACTTGAAGGGTATGATGATTCAAAATGAAACAAGTATACATCAGCATCTCACACCTGCAGCCCACCCCAACTCAAAATGTCATCACTCTTCACTAACAAGAATTTGTCATCTCCCATGGTACTCATGTAGTGTCAAAGCTATGACCTAATGTTTCACTtttctttgtcaaaaaaaaaatacattatacattatactgtttgaaattttaataaaacactctaaatgtttaattatttatggtGCATTACTTACCCTTAtcatttgtcacattataaaacGATGCTGTGCACTGCTTTGCCATTCACGCTCATCTCGCAAACATAGTGACCCGGTGATAATACACCAAAAAACCCGAGTTTGGGGTTGTAAGGCACAGAAACCTCATCCCCACTCTGCAGGTTTCTAAGAATCACTTGAGAATGTGGGTTTGTAGCACGGCAGGGGATAATTGTGCCCACTGCCTCATCTATCTCAACAGCAGGTTCAGACACAAATGGAACCTCAGGATCTGTGGAAAAAGAGATGGGAGACcattttacaaatgcaaaacGTACtaattattttagatatatatttagtTGTTTTGAACAACAATAATGTACCTAGAACAAAAACATAGATATCAGTGTCTTTTTCAGGTTGATCCTCATACAAACAGGTGTAGTATCCTGTGTTAGAGGCCACAGCATCAGTGATCACCAAAGTACTGTGATTAAATCCAGACTGCACTTCAGTGTTGGCCGCTAATGGCTCGAACCATGTCACTCTCCTCTCTCCGGAGCAAGTGATGGTGAACTCAGAATGAGGTGTCAGAATAAATTCCTTTTTATCTGAATTAATAACCGGCCAAGGTTTTGAAACATCTGcaggaaaatatttaatatatttgattaattatagCTTATGCCTTTAAATAGCAGTggtatatttgtaaaataaatgtaaatgaatacatatatatatggttgtcttgtatatatatatatatatatatatatatatatatatatatatatatatatatatatatatatatatatatatataaaacattactcAAGATAAATACTagtaataaatttataaaaaagcgaaaaacaaacaacaatatatatatatatatatatatatataatatatatatatatatatatatatatatatatatatatatatatatacatatatatatatatatatatttcacattaacATTTTCCTAGATTTTTAACATCCATACCTGACAATACCCCTAGTAAAACAATCCCAAAAACGAGATGTGTCTCCAGGAACCCCATGGTCACTTGGATTGTGCTCAGCTGAAAGAGGAGAAAATATGaaattctattttataaaattgacagaaaatgaaagtcataaagaaaaaaaatccaaacatataaaacacagcCAATGTCTTTGTGAGTTCTTGGTTGTCTTGTATTGATCTCTTGTGGTTATCCGATATAAAAGATGAACCTCTATTCAGTAATAGCTCAGGTAGCCTAGGGAGTCCACTGAATAATCGGCAGCAGAAAGTTTTGGAAAGGTTCAGAGCCAAGACATAAAATGTCTCTAAAGAGTCTGGACGCGGTTCAGTCAGTAAACTGACGCCAGACTCTTTGTCGGAGGAACGCTTGGACAGCTCGGTTCAGCTTTGTTTGACCACGAGGTGGAGACACAGTACACATTTTCCCGAAGACATGGTGTTTTCTCACTACATTCTTACAGCTGTAACTTTTAAATCCTAAAACATAtgtatacagcaaaatataggcTAACATGGACACATACATCATTATTAAGATTATTGTGCTTATCTGTAGGCTACTTAATATATCTATGTGTGGAAATTATGTGGGATTaactgtttactttattttaaagataaatttgGTCATCTGCATTTAAATTGGTATTCAAACTTTTTCTGAACGTTGAGACTAGCTACAGTGCGTAAACAGATTTCAGTCCACACTTTGTTGCATTGTCTTTGTCCCGTCACTGGTTTATGGGCTTGTTTTGCCAAATTTCTAATCAGACATTCCGCGCTCGCGTGttttatctctgtctgtctgatcctCGGACCCCTGGGTTC
It encodes the following:
- the LOC122144707 gene encoding platelet-derived growth factor receptor alpha-like, with translation MKLTFPDKVQYILNIPEASVADTGRYECAVTNQLTGQTESLILGITVHERSFVEVISNGIGPVEVVSLLEEKEFTIYIDADPEPKVRWFKDGLQLDDSYISTKTTHLTGLR
- the LOC122144734 gene encoding platelet-derived growth factor receptor alpha-like; translated protein: MGFLETHLVFGIVLLGVLSDVSKPWPVINSDKKEFILTPHSEFTITCSGERRVTWFEPLAANTEVQSGFNHSTLVITDAVASNTGYYTCLYEDQPEKDTDIYVFVLDPEVPFVSEPAVEIDEAVGTIIPCRATNPHSQVILRNLQSGDEVSVPYNPKLGFFGVLSPGHYVCEMSVNGKAVHSIVL